A genomic stretch from Edaphobacter aggregans includes:
- the rplD gene encoding 50S ribosomal protein L4: MANINVVNLGGTKVGEFELADEVFSGEINDALLWESVKHYRAALRQGTAATKNRKLVSGAGKKLWKQKGTGRARVGSIRTPLWRGGGTVHGPQPRSYEYAFPQKKLMGALRSAIAAKIADGKFTVVDSFEVPEAKTKLFRTALNKLEAGKTTLLVESSRKLDEKLYLGSRNLEGVELVLSSEVHPYDLLRYEHAVFSKDAIEALQETLKKFVSKRKAAQKEVA, from the coding sequence ATGGCAAACATCAATGTAGTCAATCTCGGTGGGACCAAGGTCGGTGAGTTCGAACTCGCTGACGAAGTCTTCTCCGGCGAGATCAATGACGCGCTGCTTTGGGAGTCGGTGAAGCACTACCGGGCTGCACTTCGGCAGGGAACGGCTGCGACCAAGAACCGCAAGCTGGTCTCAGGCGCCGGCAAGAAGCTTTGGAAGCAGAAGGGAACTGGTCGGGCTCGTGTTGGTTCGATTCGCACTCCTCTCTGGCGTGGCGGCGGTACGGTCCACGGACCTCAGCCCCGCAGCTACGAGTACGCATTCCCGCAGAAGAAGCTCATGGGCGCGCTGCGTTCGGCGATCGCTGCGAAGATTGCTGACGGCAAGTTCACCGTCGTCGACTCGTTCGAGGTTCCCGAGGCGAAGACCAAGCTCTTCCGCACCGCGCTGAACAAGCTCGAAGCAGGCAAGACCACACTGTTGGTCGAGAGCAGCCGCAAGCTGGACGAGAAGCTTTATCTCGGCTCGCGCAATCTCGAGGGTGTTGAGCTCGTGCTCAGCTCTGAGGTTCACCCCTACGACCTGCTCCGCTACGAGCACGCTGTCTTCTCGAAGGACGCGATCGAAGCGCTGCAGGAGACGCTCAAGAAGTTCGTATCGAAGCGCAAAGCCGCTCAGAAGGAGGTTGCGTAA
- a CDS encoding 50S ribosomal protein L23, with product MPTLYTVIRRPLITEKGMGVKETQNTLVFEVAVKATKTEVKQAVETLFKVKVSGVRTATVEGKERRRGKFSGYRPDWKKAYVRLKEGEKMPEYLNSL from the coding sequence ATGCCAACCCTCTATACCGTCATTCGCCGCCCCCTCATTACTGAGAAGGGTATGGGCGTCAAAGAGACACAGAACACCCTGGTCTTCGAGGTTGCTGTGAAGGCCACCAAGACCGAGGTCAAGCAAGCTGTCGAAACTCTCTTCAAGGTCAAGGTCTCCGGTGTTCGCACTGCGACCGTCGAAGGCAAGGAGCGTCGTCGTGGTAAGTTCTCCGGCTACCGCCCCGACTGGAAGAAGGCTTATGTTCGCCTGAAGGAAGGCGAAAAGATGCCGGAGTATCTCAACAGCCTCTAA
- the rplB gene encoding 50S ribosomal protein L2: MPIKSFRPITPSLRFATKLVNDDLTTDKPHKPLLTVKQRTGGRNSTGALTMRHHGGGHKQKLRLVDFKRDKFGIPATVTTIEYDPNRSSRIALVSYADGEKRYIIQPIGLKVGQSIMSGPDADILVGNALPLKNIPVGTIVHNIELRPGKGAQMARSAGAQVNLVAKEGDYALLKLPSGETRKVLIECMATIGQVGNTDHENVTIGKAGRNRWKGIRPSNRGVSMNPVDHPHGGGEGKTSGGRHPVTPWGQPTRGYKTRNNKRTDVFIVNRRSK; this comes from the coding sequence ATGCCGATCAAATCATTTCGACCGATTACCCCATCACTCCGCTTCGCGACGAAGCTGGTCAACGACGACCTGACGACGGATAAGCCGCACAAGCCGCTTCTCACCGTCAAGCAGCGCACCGGCGGCCGCAACAGCACGGGTGCGCTGACGATGCGTCACCATGGTGGCGGACACAAGCAGAAGCTGCGTCTCGTAGACTTCAAGCGCGACAAGTTCGGGATCCCGGCGACGGTAACCACCATCGAATATGATCCGAACCGCAGCTCGCGGATCGCGCTGGTCAGCTACGCTGATGGCGAGAAGCGCTATATCATTCAGCCGATTGGCTTGAAGGTAGGGCAGTCGATCATGAGCGGCCCGGATGCCGACATCCTGGTTGGCAATGCTCTGCCGCTGAAGAACATTCCGGTAGGTACGATCGTGCACAACATTGAGTTGCGTCCTGGTAAGGGTGCACAGATGGCGCGTTCGGCCGGAGCTCAGGTCAACCTAGTTGCCAAGGAAGGCGATTACGCTCTTCTGAAGCTGCCTTCCGGTGAGACCCGCAAGGTTCTCATCGAGTGCATGGCGACCATCGGCCAGGTCGGTAACACGGACCACGAGAATGTCACGATCGGTAAGGCAGGACGCAACCGCTGGAAGGGTATTCGCCCCTCCAACCGTGGTGTCTCGATGAACCCTGTCGACCACCCGCACGGTGGTGGTGAAGGTAAGACCTCGGGCGGCCGTCACCCCGTAACACCCTGGGGCCAGCCGACTCGCGGATACAAGACCCGCAACAACAAGCGGACCGATGTGTTCATCGTCAACCGCCGCAGCAAGTAG
- the rpsS gene encoding 30S ribosomal protein S19, with protein MARSTKKGPFIDDHLMTKINVMNQTNDKKVLRTWSRRSTIHPDFVGHTIAVHNGRKFIPVYVTENMVGHKLGEFAATRTFKGHSAKAAESSAKPK; from the coding sequence ATGGCACGTTCAACTAAAAAAGGTCCCTTCATCGACGATCACCTGATGACCAAGATCAACGTGATGAACCAGACCAACGACAAGAAGGTCCTTCGCACCTGGTCACGCCGCTCGACTATCCACCCGGACTTCGTCGGCCACACCATTGCGGTCCACAACGGCCGCAAGTTCATCCCGGTCTACGTGACGGAGAACATGGTGGGTCACAAACTCGGCGAGTTCGCGGCAACCCGGACCTTCAAGGGCCACTCCGCCAAGGCTGCTGAGTCTTCCGCGAAGCCGAAATAA